A single window of Pseudophryne corroboree isolate aPseCor3 chromosome 5, aPseCor3.hap2, whole genome shotgun sequence DNA harbors:
- the LRATD2 gene encoding protein LRATD2: MGNQVEKLTHLSYREVPTADPTGVDKDDGPRIGVSYIFSADDDDLEDTGHDPDKQGPLQEDLQYDHCNEVECLVYYRDECVYEKGFGAGEQLSTYSPENLLNKCKPGDLVEFVAKNQYPHWVVYVGDFQVVHLYRLEITNSFMTDASQGRRGRIVNDQYKYKPLSPEMVVQNAMEQVGAKDQELSWRNSECFAAWCRYGKREFKIGGEIRIGKQPYRLRIQLSEKKSHTLEFQSLEDLIMERRRNDQIGRAAVLQELSNHLHAEEEVRTEHNGN, encoded by the coding sequence ATGGGGAACCAGGTGGAGAAGCTGACTCATCTAAGTTACAGAGAAGTCCCCACTGCTGACCCCACAGGTGTGGATAAGGATGATGGACCCAGGATAGGGGTCTCCTACATCTTCTCAGCTGATGATGATGACCTGGAGGACACCGGCCATGACCCTGACAAGCAGGGCCCTTTGCAGGAGGACCTGCAGTACGACCACTGCAATGAGGTGGAGTGCTTGGTGTACTACAGGGATGAGTGCGTTTATGAGAAGGGGTTTGGAGCTGGGGAGCAGCTGAGCACCTACTCCCCGGAGAACCTGTTGAACAAGTGCAAGCCTGGGGACCTGGTGGAGTTTGTGGCCAAGAACCAGTACCCCCACTGGGTGGTGTATGTGGGTGACTTCCAGGTGGTCCACCTGTACAGGCTGGAGATCACCAACAGCTTCATGACAGATGCCAGCCAGGGCAGAAGGGGCAGGATAGTCAACGACCAGTACAAGTACAAGCCCTTGAGCCCTGAGATGGTGGTGCAGAATGCCATGGAGCAAGTAGGGGCCAAAGACCAGGAGCTGAGCTGGAGGAACTCTGAGTGTTTTGCAGCCTGGTGCCGGTATGGGAAGAGGGAGTTCAAGATAGGGGGGGAGATCAGGATAGGCAAGCAGCCCTACAGGCTGAGGATCCAGCTCTCTGAGAAGAAGAGCCACACGCTGGAGTTCCAGAGCCTGGAGGATCTGATCATGGAGAGGAGGAGGAACGATCAGATCGGCAGAGCAGCTGTGCTGCAGGAGCTGTCCAACCATCTCCATGCTGAGGAGGAGGTCAGGACTGAACACAATGGCAACTGA